One genomic window of Quercus lobata isolate SW786 chromosome 9, ValleyOak3.0 Primary Assembly, whole genome shotgun sequence includes the following:
- the LOC115959290 gene encoding probable calcium-binding protein CML29 produces the protein MAQVGSISAQTEILSHVLSLVEAFRAFDSDNDGSITVAELGGIMGSLGYNPSEQEVREMMQKGDTDNNGLLSMEEFLEMNTKDLQIGSLGNLLKAAFETLKGDEDEVLTVDELFQVMGSLGFHLTREDCQSIVASMDGDGDGAVSFEDFQLIVTSLL, from the coding sequence ATGGCTCAAGTTGGCTCTATATCTGCACAAACTGAGATACTGAGCCATGTTCTAAGTCTAGTGGAAGCATTTAGAGCTTTTGACTCAGACAATGATGGATCAATAACAGTTGCTGAACTCGGTGGCATCATGGGATCACTTGGGTACAATCCAAGTGAACAAGAGGTAAGGGAAATGATGCAGAAAGGAGACACTGACAATAATGGTTTGCTGAGCATGGAGGAGTTCTTGGAGATGAACACCAAGGATTTGCAAATTGGGTCCTTGGGGAATCTCCTTAAAGCGGCCTTTGAAACTTTGAAGGGTGATGAGGATGAGGTTTTGACAGTAGATGAGCTGTTTCAGGTCATGGGGAGTCTGGGCTTTCACTTAACTCGGGAGGATTGTCAGAGTATTGTTGCTTCCATggatggagatggagatggagcTGTTAGCTTTGAGGATTTCCAGCTTATAGTTACTTCCCTCCTCTAA